In Pseudomonas saudiphocaensis, one DNA window encodes the following:
- a CDS encoding PLDc N-terminal domain-containing protein, translating into MDDLAPLLAVLVLIADLLAILHVWSRRIEFGRKIIWSLVIALLPVVGLIMWGIAAGRFAKVRL; encoded by the coding sequence ATGGATGACCTGGCGCCGCTGCTGGCCGTTCTGGTGCTGATCGCGGACCTGCTGGCGATCCTGCATGTCTGGTCCAGACGCATCGAGTTCGGCCGCAAGATCATCTGGAGCCTGGTAATCGCGTTGTTGCCGGTGGTTGGCTTGATCATGTGGGGCATCGCTGCCGGGCGCTTCGCCAAGGTCAGGCTGTAA
- a CDS encoding PLDc N-terminal domain-containing protein encodes MTDAFGGIFGLIILLLDIWAIVSVVRSDAATGKKVLWVLLILILPVLGLILWGIMGPRGNRPDDMNLRR; translated from the coding sequence ATGACCGATGCCTTTGGCGGTATTTTCGGCCTGATCATCCTGCTGCTGGATATCTGGGCCATTGTCAGTGTGGTGCGAAGCGATGCCGCCACAGGGAAGAAGGTGCTCTGGGTTCTGTTGATCCTGATCCTGCCGGTGCTGGGCCTCATTCTCTGGGGCATCATGGGGCCGCGTGGTAATCGTCCCGATGACATGAACCTGAGGCGCTGA
- a CDS encoding 1,2-dihydroxy-3-keto-5-methylthiopentene dioxygenase, translating to MSILSVYHHETPEQPFKVLTHHDDVAATLAEVGVHLERWQAGTAIAANADDGDLLAAHRAQIDRLKSERGYAEVEVLRLTGDQSKQAASRVQELEEYVQAEDEARFFVAGRGLFNLHIEDRIFALLCEKGDLLVIPAGVRHWFDKGENPYLIAICLFKTTEGRIPQFTGEDIASRFPRLDD from the coding sequence ATGAGCATTCTCAGCGTCTATCACCATGAGACCCCCGAACAACCCTTCAAGGTGCTCACGCATCACGATGACGTGGCCGCCACTCTGGCCGAGGTCGGGGTGCATCTGGAGCGCTGGCAGGCCGGCACGGCTATCGCTGCGAATGCCGACGACGGTGACTTGCTTGCTGCTCACCGGGCGCAGATCGACCGCCTGAAGAGTGAGCGCGGCTATGCCGAGGTGGAGGTGCTCAGGCTGACCGGGGATCAGTCAAAACAGGCTGCAAGCCGGGTTCAGGAACTTGAGGAGTATGTTCAGGCCGAGGACGAGGCGCGCTTCTTTGTCGCCGGCCGTGGGCTGTTCAATCTGCATATCGAAGACCGGATTTTTGCCCTGCTGTGCGAAAAAGGTGACCTGCTCGTGATACCGGCGGGTGTCCGTCACTGGTTCGACAAGGGGGAAAACCCTTATCTGATTGCCATCTGTCTATTCAAAACCACCGAGGGGCGCATCCCGCAATTCACCGGCGAAGATATCGCCAGCCGCTTTCCACGCCTGGATGATTGA
- a CDS encoding MFS transporter → MSVSLPYWRLSGFYFFYFALLGATAPFFGLYFAHLGFSAERIGELVAIPMLMRCLAPNLWGWLGDATGQRLAIVRIGALCTLLSFGLIFFDKSYAWLVLVMALHAFFWHAVLPQFEVITLAHLREEAAHYSQIRLWGSIGFIVTVVGLGALFERVSLDVYPVAIMMVMAGIVLSSIWVPNAQPEQRPETAGQGGFLRQLCRPGVLAFYVCVGLMQVSHGPYYTFFSIHLEALGYERGIIGLLWALGVVAEVLLFLVMAALLKRFSLRLVLVTSFLLAALRWILLGTLADHLLVLLLAQLMHAATFGSFHAAAVHFVQRSFGHRQQGQGQALYATLAGIGGALGALYSGYGWTSLGPTWVFAIASLAALAAAAIMVIPLHKRRT, encoded by the coding sequence ATGAGTGTTTCTCTTCCCTACTGGCGCCTTTCCGGCTTCTATTTCTTTTACTTCGCGCTGCTTGGTGCGACGGCGCCGTTTTTCGGCTTGTATTTCGCCCACCTGGGCTTTTCCGCAGAGCGCATCGGCGAGCTGGTGGCGATTCCCATGCTGATGCGCTGCCTGGCTCCGAATCTGTGGGGCTGGTTGGGCGACGCGACCGGACAGCGTCTGGCCATCGTACGTATCGGCGCGCTTTGCACACTGCTGTCGTTCGGCCTGATCTTCTTCGATAAAAGTTACGCCTGGCTGGTATTGGTGATGGCTCTGCATGCGTTCTTCTGGCATGCGGTACTGCCGCAATTCGAGGTGATCACTCTGGCGCATCTGCGCGAAGAGGCCGCGCACTATAGCCAGATTCGTCTGTGGGGCAGCATTGGCTTTATCGTAACGGTGGTGGGGCTGGGCGCGCTGTTCGAACGAGTCAGTCTGGATGTTTATCCTGTAGCGATCATGATGGTTATGGCGGGTATCGTCCTCAGCAGCATCTGGGTGCCCAATGCCCAGCCTGAGCAGCGCCCTGAAACGGCCGGGCAGGGTGGTTTCCTGCGACAGCTGTGCCGCCCTGGGGTACTGGCCTTTTATGTCTGTGTCGGCCTGATGCAGGTGAGTCACGGTCCTTACTACACCTTTTTCAGCATCCATCTGGAAGCGCTCGGTTACGAGCGGGGCATCATCGGCCTGCTCTGGGCGCTGGGGGTCGTTGCCGAGGTGCTGCTGTTTCTGGTGATGGCGGCGCTGCTCAAGCGTTTCTCCTTGCGCCTGGTGCTGGTAACAAGCTTTCTGTTGGCGGCGCTGCGCTGGATATTGCTGGGAACGCTGGCCGATCATCTTCTGGTGCTGCTGCTTGCACAGCTGATGCATGCGGCCACCTTCGGCAGCTTCCATGCCGCTGCCGTGCATTTCGTACAGCGAAGCTTCGGCCATCGACAGCAAGGGCAGGGGCAGGCCCTGTATGCGACGCTGGCCGGTATCGGTGGCGCGTTGGGGGCGCTGTACTCAGGGTACGGCTGGACCAGCCTTGGGCCTACCTGGGTGTTTGCTATCGCCAGTCTAGCAGCACTGGCTGCTGCCGCTATCATGGTCATCCCTTTGCACAAGCGTCGGACATGA
- the aroC gene encoding chorismate synthase encodes MSGNTYGKLFTVTTAGESHGPALVAIVDGCPPGLPLSLEDLQRDLDRRKPGTSRHTTQRQEADEVEILSGVFEGRTTGCPIGLLIRNTDQKSKDYSAIKDQFRPAHADYSYHHKYGVRDYRGGGRSSARETAMRVAAGAIAKKYLATLGIQVRGYMSQLGPIEIPFKTWDSVEQNAFFSPDPDKVPELEAYMDQLRRDQDSVGAKITVVAEGVPPGLGEPIFDRLDAELAHALMSINAVKGVEIGAGFASVAQRGTEHRDELTVDGFLSNHSGGILGGISSGQPIVAHLALKPTSSITTPGRSIDIHGNPVEVITKGRHDPCVGIRATPIAEAMMAIVLLDHLLRHRGQNADVQVTTPVLGQL; translated from the coding sequence ATGTCCGGCAACACATACGGCAAGCTGTTCACCGTCACCACTGCTGGTGAGAGCCATGGACCGGCGCTGGTCGCCATCGTTGACGGCTGCCCTCCAGGGCTGCCGCTGTCACTGGAAGACCTGCAGCGTGACCTCGATCGGCGCAAGCCCGGTACCAGTCGCCACACTACCCAGCGCCAGGAAGCCGACGAGGTGGAAATCCTCTCTGGAGTTTTCGAAGGGCGTACCACGGGCTGCCCGATTGGCCTGCTGATTCGCAATACCGATCAGAAGTCAAAGGATTACTCTGCGATCAAGGATCAGTTCCGACCGGCCCACGCCGACTACAGCTATCACCACAAGTACGGTGTTCGCGATTACCGTGGCGGTGGCCGCAGCTCTGCGCGCGAGACCGCCATGCGTGTGGCTGCCGGTGCCATTGCCAAGAAATACCTGGCCACGCTGGGCATTCAGGTGCGTGGCTATATGAGCCAGTTGGGTCCCATCGAAATCCCCTTCAAAACCTGGGATTCGGTAGAACAGAACGCCTTCTTCAGTCCTGATCCCGACAAGGTTCCCGAGCTTGAGGCCTATATGGACCAGCTGCGCCGCGATCAGGATTCGGTCGGCGCGAAGATCACCGTGGTGGCCGAGGGTGTGCCGCCGGGGCTGGGCGAGCCGATATTCGACCGTCTGGACGCCGAGCTGGCCCATGCGTTGATGAGCATCAATGCAGTCAAAGGCGTGGAGATCGGCGCCGGTTTCGCCAGCGTCGCCCAGCGTGGCACCGAGCATCGTGATGAACTGACCGTGGATGGTTTTCTCTCCAATCACTCCGGCGGCATCCTGGGTGGCATTTCGTCCGGTCAGCCGATCGTTGCCCACCTGGCGCTCAAGCCCACCTCAAGCATCACTACGCCGGGTCGGTCCATCGACATCCATGGCAATCCGGTAGAGGTCATCACCAAAGGGCGCCATGACCCCTGTGTCGGGATCCGCGCCACTCCCATTGCCGAGGCGATGATGGCCATCGTGCTGCTGGATCATCTCCTGCGTCATCGCGGCCAGAATGCGGATGTGCAGGTAACGACGCCGGTACTGGGTCAGCTTTGA
- the prmB gene encoding 50S ribosomal protein L3 N(5)-glutamine methyltransferase, with translation MTASPSRLRTLRDYIRWAVSQFHAGQLFHGHGTDNAWDEARQLVLGALHLPWEIADSYLDCRLEDDEREHLQELLRRRIVDRVPTAYLLGQTWFCGLPFIVDERVLIPRSPIGELIERRFEPWLAKKPARILDMCTGSGCIGIACAYEFLDAEVVLADISFDALEVANCNIEHHGLDDRVYTVQSDGFDELPGQRFDLIVSNPPYVDAEDFADMPDEYHHEPALGLACGNDGLDLVRRLLAEAADHLTDSGSLIVEVGNSQEHVKALYPEVDFTWLEFVEGGHGVFLLAASQCREYQALFRERLKAGGAESV, from the coding sequence GTGACCGCTTCGCCTTCCCGATTGCGTACGCTGCGCGATTATATTCGCTGGGCTGTCAGCCAGTTTCATGCCGGGCAGCTGTTTCACGGCCATGGTACCGACAACGCCTGGGACGAGGCGCGGCAGCTGGTGCTGGGTGCATTGCACCTGCCTTGGGAAATCGCCGATAGCTACCTCGATTGCCGCCTGGAGGACGATGAGCGCGAACATCTTCAGGAGCTGCTGCGTCGTCGTATTGTGGACCGCGTACCCACCGCTTACCTGCTTGGGCAAACCTGGTTCTGCGGTCTGCCATTCATCGTCGATGAGCGTGTACTGATTCCCCGTTCTCCCATCGGTGAGCTTATCGAGCGGCGCTTCGAGCCCTGGCTGGCGAAGAAGCCGGCGCGGATTCTGGATATGTGTACCGGCTCGGGTTGCATCGGTATTGCCTGCGCCTATGAGTTTCTGGACGCCGAGGTGGTGCTGGCGGATATCTCCTTCGATGCGCTCGAAGTGGCCAATTGCAATATCGAGCATCATGGTCTCGATGACCGTGTCTATACCGTACAAAGCGATGGTTTCGATGAGCTGCCCGGTCAGCGTTTCGATCTGATCGTCTCGAATCCGCCCTATGTGGATGCCGAGGACTTCGCCGATATGCCCGATGAATATCACCATGAGCCGGCGTTAGGGTTGGCTTGCGGTAATGACGGCCTGGATCTGGTGCGGCGGTTGCTGGCCGAGGCGGCGGATCACCTGACCGACAGTGGCAGCCTGATCGTCGAGGTTGGTAACAGCCAGGAGCATGTCAAGGCGCTTTATCCCGAAGTGGATTTCACCTGGCTGGAATTCGTCGAGGGCGGCCACGGGGTGTTTTTGCTGGCGGCCAGCCAGTGCCGTGAGTACCAGGCGTTGTTCCGTGAGCGCCTCAAGGCTGGCGGTGCCGAATCCGTCTAG
- a CDS encoding cysteine hydrolase family protein, giving the protein MSKPQTLLQLSGRSYAPATLANATLLVIDVQEEYRSGAMALPNLAPALEEITRLLALARAAGSPIVHVHHLGIMGGLFDPQGLRGQIMPEATPLPGETVIGKTLPNAFAGTQLHDLLQQHGRLDLVVCGFMTHSSVSTTVRAAKDYGYRCTLVDKACATRDLPMGDGSIDAEQVHRMEMTILADNFAVCVDNAEALA; this is encoded by the coding sequence ATGTCCAAGCCACAGACCTTGCTTCAGCTCAGTGGCCGCAGTTATGCACCGGCGACTCTGGCCAACGCGACGCTCCTGGTCATCGACGTCCAGGAAGAATATCGCAGCGGTGCGATGGCGCTGCCGAACCTGGCCCCGGCACTTGAGGAGATTACTCGCCTGCTGGCGCTTGCACGTGCAGCCGGCTCACCTATCGTGCACGTCCACCATCTGGGCATCATGGGCGGCTTGTTCGACCCCCAGGGCCTGCGTGGCCAGATCATGCCGGAAGCGACCCCCCTGCCCGGCGAGACAGTAATAGGCAAAACGCTGCCCAACGCCTTTGCCGGCACGCAGCTGCATGACCTGCTGCAACAGCATGGCCGCCTCGATCTGGTGGTGTGCGGTTTCATGACCCACTCCAGCGTGAGCACCACTGTCCGGGCCGCTAAGGATTACGGCTACCGCTGCACACTGGTCGACAAGGCCTGTGCCACTCGCGATCTGCCTATGGGCGACGGCTCAATCGATGCAGAACAGGTGCACCGCATGGAGATGACCATTCTTGCCGACAACTTCGCCGTCTGCGTGGACAATGCCGAGGCGCTGGCCTGA
- a CDS encoding Smr/MutS family protein — protein MQDDDFSLFRSAVCGVKPIAHDRADTGKPRSNKAQIATRRANASISNDEIRIDGLSDQFIIDVAAEDQLYWVHDGVQEGQMRKLKAGQIPFEGSLDLHGLSVEKARELLWDFLAEACKLEIRCVRVTHGKAARTDGRKPLIKSHVNTWLRQHPQVLGFTSCLPRHGGTGAIYLLLKRTMLEGRDE, from the coding sequence ATGCAAGACGACGATTTTTCCCTTTTTCGGTCAGCGGTCTGCGGCGTCAAGCCCATCGCACACGATCGAGCCGACACCGGCAAACCGCGTAGCAACAAGGCGCAAATCGCCACTCGCCGAGCCAACGCCAGTATCAGCAACGATGAAATCCGCATCGATGGCCTATCGGATCAGTTCATCATTGATGTGGCTGCAGAGGATCAGCTCTACTGGGTCCACGACGGCGTGCAGGAAGGGCAGATGCGCAAGCTCAAGGCCGGACAGATCCCGTTCGAGGGCAGTCTCGACCTGCATGGGCTGAGCGTGGAAAAAGCTCGCGAGCTACTCTGGGATTTCCTTGCCGAAGCCTGCAAGCTCGAAATTCGCTGCGTGCGCGTCACACATGGCAAAGCTGCACGCACCGATGGCCGAAAGCCTCTGATCAAAAGCCACGTGAACACCTGGCTGCGTCAGCACCCTCAGGTACTCGGATTCACCTCGTGCCTGCCCCGCCATGGTGGAACAGGGGCAATTTACCTTCTGCTCAAACGGACCATGCTCGAAGGACGGGACGAGTAG
- the folE gene encoding GTP cyclohydrolase I FolE, which yields MSLEQHYTAILGQLGEDVNREGLLDTPKRAAKAMQYLCKGYQQTLEEVTNNALFSSDNSEMVLVKNIELYSLCEHHMLPFIGKAHVAYLPNGKVLGLSKVARIVDMYARRLQIQENLTREIAEAIQQVTGAWGVAVVIEAQHMCMMMRGVEKQNSSMVTSVMLGQFRENPATRSEFLGLVK from the coding sequence ATGTCACTGGAACAACATTACACCGCGATCCTTGGCCAGCTCGGCGAGGACGTCAACCGCGAGGGACTGCTCGATACGCCCAAGCGCGCCGCCAAAGCCATGCAGTATCTATGCAAGGGCTACCAGCAGACGCTGGAGGAAGTCACCAATAACGCGCTGTTCAGCTCCGACAACAGCGAGATGGTGCTGGTCAAGAACATCGAGCTGTATTCGCTATGTGAACACCACATGCTGCCGTTCATTGGCAAAGCCCATGTCGCCTACCTGCCCAACGGCAAGGTACTTGGCCTGTCCAAGGTGGCGCGGATCGTCGACATGTATGCTCGTCGCCTGCAGATCCAGGAAAATCTCACCCGCGAAATAGCCGAAGCCATCCAGCAGGTGACCGGCGCCTGGGGTGTCGCAGTGGTAATCGAAGCACAACACATGTGCATGATGATGCGCGGAGTTGAGAAGCAGAACTCCTCGATGGTCACCTCGGTGATGCTTGGCCAGTTCCGCGAGAATCCTGCCACTCGCAGCGAGTTTCTCGGCTTGGTCAAATAG
- a CDS encoding glutathione S-transferase family protein gives MYKVYGDYRSGNCYKVKLMLHLLELPYEWVPVNILRGETREEWFLKLNPNGKIPVLQLDDGSCLWESNAILNLLAEGSEFLPSDPRLRTQVLQWQFFEQYSHEPFLAVARYIKVHLGMPEERREEYEAKRYDGYHALNVMEQQLVRTPYLVGEHYSIADVALYAYTHVAEEGGFDLEGYPAIRAWLQRVSSHPRHVGMFD, from the coding sequence ATGTACAAGGTTTACGGGGATTATCGTTCCGGCAATTGCTACAAGGTCAAGCTCATGCTGCATCTGCTTGAGCTGCCTTACGAGTGGGTGCCGGTGAATATCTTGCGTGGTGAAACACGAGAAGAGTGGTTTCTCAAGCTCAACCCTAACGGCAAGATTCCGGTTTTGCAGCTGGACGACGGCTCCTGTCTTTGGGAGTCGAACGCCATCCTCAATCTGCTCGCAGAGGGTAGCGAGTTCCTGCCCAGTGATCCGCGGTTACGGACCCAGGTTCTGCAGTGGCAATTTTTTGAGCAATACAGCCATGAGCCGTTTTTGGCCGTTGCCCGATATATCAAGGTGCACCTCGGGATGCCGGAAGAGCGCCGCGAGGAGTACGAAGCAAAGCGCTACGATGGCTATCACGCCCTGAACGTGATGGAGCAACAACTGGTGCGCACCCCCTATCTGGTGGGAGAGCACTATTCCATCGCGGACGTGGCGCTGTATGCCTATACCCATGTTGCCGAGGAGGGTGGTTTCGATCTGGAAGGCTACCCGGCGATCCGGGCTTGGCTACAACGGGTATCGAGCCATCCGCGGCATGTCGGGATGTTCGATTGA
- a CDS encoding MarR family winged helix-turn-helix transcriptional regulator: MPDLKNSTNQRLIMERFFLGYQAFTAKPDEMLARRGLSRVHHRILFFIAAYPELSVKQLLGYLGVSKQALNTPLRQLIEMHLVESQPAEDDKRKRLLRFTSEGAKLEQALRREQIRLIERVFDEVGEDAVRGWLKVNQALAATAHRTPQTEQA; this comes from the coding sequence ATGCCTGACCTAAAAAACAGCACTAACCAGCGCCTGATCATGGAGCGCTTTTTTCTCGGCTATCAGGCATTCACCGCAAAGCCTGACGAGATGCTCGCGCGTCGCGGTCTTTCCCGCGTCCATCACCGCATCCTGTTCTTTATAGCGGCCTACCCCGAGCTTAGCGTCAAACAGCTGCTTGGCTACCTGGGCGTCAGCAAGCAGGCCCTGAACACGCCGCTGCGCCAATTGATCGAGATGCATCTGGTGGAAAGCCAACCTGCCGAGGACGACAAGCGCAAGCGCCTGCTGCGTTTCACCAGTGAAGGCGCGAAGCTGGAGCAGGCCTTGCGCCGGGAGCAGATTCGCTTGATCGAACGGGTTTTCGATGAGGTCGGCGAGGATGCCGTGCGAGGCTGGCTGAAGGTCAACCAAGCGTTGGCGGCAACAGCCCACCGCACGCCACAAACGGAACAGGCGTAG
- the rpsA gene encoding 30S ribosomal protein S1, producing MSESFAELFEESLKSLDMQPGAIITGIVVDIDGDWVTVHAGLKSEGVIPVEQFYNEQGELTISVGDEVHVALDAVEDGFGETKLSREKAKRAECWIVLEAAFAAEEVVKGVINGKVKGGFTVDVNGIRAFLPGSLVDVRPVRDTTHLEGKELEFKVIKLDQKRNNVVVSRRSVLEAENSAEREALLESLQEGQQVKGIVKNLTDYGAFVDLGGVDGLLHITDMAWKRIKHPSEIVNVGDEIDVKVLKFDRERNRVSLGLKQLGEDPWVAIKARYPENTRVMAKVTNLTDYGCFAELEEGVEGLVHVSEMDWTNKNIHPSKVVQVGDEVEVMVLDIDEERRRISLGIKQCKSNPWEDFSGQFNKGDRISGTIKSITDFGIFIGLDGGIDGLVHLSDISWNEAGEEAVRRFKKGDELDTVILSVDPERERISLGIKQLEDDPFSNYASINDKGSIVRGTVKEVDAKGAIIDLGNDIEATLKASEISRDRVEDARNVLKEGDEVEAKIISIDRKSRVISLSIKSKDVEDEKDAMKELRTKQDVEPSAGPTTIGDLIRAQMENQN from the coding sequence ATGAGCGAAAGCTTTGCAGAACTTTTTGAAGAAAGCCTGAAATCCCTCGACATGCAGCCGGGTGCCATCATTACCGGCATCGTGGTCGACATCGACGGTGACTGGGTCACTGTCCATGCGGGGCTGAAGTCCGAGGGCGTCATCCCGGTCGAGCAGTTCTACAACGAGCAGGGCGAGCTGACCATCAGCGTGGGTGACGAAGTTCACGTTGCGCTGGACGCGGTTGAAGATGGCTTCGGTGAGACCAAGCTGTCCCGCGAAAAAGCCAAGCGTGCTGAGTGCTGGATTGTTCTGGAAGCGGCTTTCGCAGCAGAGGAAGTGGTCAAGGGCGTTATCAACGGTAAGGTTAAGGGCGGCTTCACTGTCGACGTTAACGGCATCCGTGCGTTCCTGCCAGGTTCCCTGGTCGATGTCCGTCCGGTGCGTGATACCACTCACCTGGAAGGCAAAGAACTGGAATTCAAGGTCATCAAGCTCGACCAGAAGCGCAACAACGTTGTCGTTTCCCGTCGTAGCGTCCTGGAAGCCGAGAACAGTGCCGAGCGTGAAGCTCTGCTGGAATCGCTGCAGGAAGGCCAGCAGGTCAAGGGTATCGTCAAGAACCTCACCGACTACGGCGCGTTTGTCGACCTGGGCGGCGTAGACGGCCTGCTGCACATCACCGACATGGCTTGGAAGCGCATCAAGCATCCTTCCGAAATCGTCAATGTCGGCGACGAGATCGACGTCAAGGTGCTGAAGTTCGACCGCGAGCGCAACCGCGTTTCCCTGGGTCTGAAGCAGCTGGGCGAAGATCCGTGGGTTGCCATCAAGGCTCGTTACCCGGAAAACACCCGCGTAATGGCCAAGGTTACCAACCTCACCGACTACGGCTGCTTCGCCGAGCTGGAAGAGGGCGTGGAAGGCCTGGTACACGTTTCCGAAATGGACTGGACCAACAAGAACATCCACCCGTCGAAGGTCGTACAGGTCGGCGACGAAGTGGAAGTCATGGTTTTGGACATCGACGAAGAGCGTCGTCGTATCTCCTTGGGCATCAAGCAGTGCAAGTCCAACCCATGGGAAGACTTCTCTGGCCAGTTCAACAAGGGCGACCGCATCTCCGGCACCATCAAGTCGATCACCGATTTCGGTATCTTCATTGGTCTGGACGGCGGCATCGACGGTCTGGTTCACCTGTCCGACATTTCTTGGAACGAAGCCGGTGAAGAAGCCGTACGTCGCTTCAAGAAGGGCGACGAGCTGGATACCGTCATCCTGTCGGTCGATCCGGAGCGCGAGCGCATCTCCCTGGGCATCAAGCAGCTGGAAGACGATCCGTTCTCCAACTACGCGTCCATCAATGACAAGGGCAGCATCGTTCGTGGCACCGTGAAAGAAGTTGACGCCAAAGGCGCCATCATCGATCTGGGCAACGACATCGAAGCCACTCTGAAGGCGTCGGAAATCAGCCGTGACCGCGTTGAAGACGCGCGCAACGTGCTGAAGGAAGGCGACGAAGTCGAAGCCAAGATCATCAGCATCGACCGTAAGAGCCGCGTCATCAGCCTGTCCATCAAGTCGAAAGACGTTGAGGACGAGAAAGACGCTATGAAGGAACTGCGTACCAAGCAGGACGTAGAACCTTCCGCCGGTCCGACCACCATTGGTGATCTGATCCGTGCACAGATGGAAAACCAGAACTAA
- the cmk gene encoding (d)CMP kinase, which translates to MINPIPVITIDGPSGSGKGTVAALLAGKLGWNFLDSGALYRLLAFAARNHGVDLTNEEGLKALAAHLDVQFGAAEAGHGMRIVLEGEEVTEAIRNEVVGAGASQVAALPAVREALLQRQKAFREAPGLVADGRDMGTVVFPDATLKIFLTASAEERARRRFLQLKAKGDDVNLASLLDEIRARDERDTQRAVAPLKPADDAIQLDSTALTIEQVLGQILSEVDKRDFA; encoded by the coding sequence ATGATTAATCCGATTCCGGTCATTACCATCGACGGCCCGAGCGGCTCGGGCAAGGGCACGGTCGCGGCTCTGCTTGCCGGCAAGCTGGGTTGGAATTTTCTCGATTCCGGCGCGCTATATCGTTTGCTGGCCTTCGCTGCTCGCAACCATGGTGTGGACCTGACCAACGAGGAAGGCCTCAAGGCGCTGGCCGCTCATCTGGATGTGCAGTTCGGCGCGGCTGAGGCTGGGCACGGCATGCGCATCGTGCTGGAAGGCGAAGAAGTCACCGAGGCCATTCGCAATGAGGTTGTCGGTGCCGGTGCTTCTCAGGTTGCAGCCTTGCCAGCAGTGCGTGAAGCCCTGCTGCAAAGGCAGAAGGCCTTCCGCGAGGCACCCGGATTGGTTGCCGATGGTCGGGACATGGGAACAGTGGTTTTCCCCGATGCTACGCTAAAGATATTCCTCACCGCCAGCGCCGAGGAAAGGGCGCGTCGGCGCTTCCTGCAGTTGAAGGCCAAGGGCGATGATGTTAACCTCGCGAGTCTTCTCGACGAGATACGGGCGCGCGATGAGCGTGATACCCAACGTGCGGTGGCGCCACTGAAGCCGGCAGACGATGCCATCCAGCTGGACTCCACTGCATTGACCATCGAGCAGGTGTTGGGACAGATTCTGAGCGAAGTCGACAAACGCGATTTCGCCTGA